The sequence CCGGACAAAGGAGCGACCATAGCTCCCTGAGGCATGTCTTCATAGGAGATTTTCGTTACATTCGCATCCTGCTTTTCGACCTGCCTATACAGAAGTACCGTCATCAACAAGCCTGTGGCAAAAGCCACCCCAGAGGCCAGCATAGCCGTATACATACCGGACAAATCACCGGAGGATACAGAGATAAAGTTAGGATAGCCAAAAATTCCTAAACCGCCCAGCAGATAAAATCTGGCACCCAAAGCTGCCAAAATTCCGCCGCCAACAGCTGCACCAATGCAGGAAATCACAAAGAATTTCTTCCGGGGCAGGGTAACGCCGTAAATACAGGGCTCAGTTACACCAAACAGGCCCGAAATGCAGGCCGGAATGGCAAGATTTCTCAGCTTCTTATCCTTGGTACGTAAAATAATTGCCAGCGCTACACCAATCTGGGCAAAGGAAGCGGCAAAATGGGACATTACCACTGGGTCATAGCCCAGAACGCTGATGTTGTTCAGCATAATGGGAACCAGCCCCCAATGAAGGCCAAAGATAATAAATACCTGCCACAAGCCCCCGACAAAGATGCCTGCCAAAACAGGACTGAAATTATAGATTCCCGTGGCCGCTGCTCCCACCAGCTGACCTACCCAGGTAGCCAACGGGCCAATCAGCAGAAAAGTCAAAGGAATCAACACGCAGAGGGTCAGGAAGGGCACCAGGAAATTCTGCAGCATGGCAGGCACCAGGCGTACAAACAACTTTTCAATCTTGGCCCCAAAATACAAGGCCAGGATAATGGGAATTACACTGGAGGCATAGCTCATCAGTATAACCGGCAGTCCCAGAAACTCCATATGTACTGCCGACTCAAACACAGTTCCGGCAAAGAGCGTATACATTTTCTCGCTGTTCATAATGGTGGGCAGGGTAGGATAAACCAAGGCCGCAGCCACCGCCATCCCCGTAAATTCATGCATGCCGAACTTACGGGCTGCTGACAGGCCCAGAAAGATGGGCAGGAAATAGAAGAAGGCATCGCCAATGATATTCAGCATCTGTGCCGTGCCGCTTTCAGGTGCCATAACCTCCAGAGCCAGAAGCAGAGCCGTAAAGCCTTTAATCATACCTGTGGCTACCAGCACAGAAAGAATCGGCGTAAAGATGCTGGAGATAAGGTCAATAAAGCGGTCCAGCAGACTACCTTTTACCTCCTGACTATCCTCTTCAGCCTTATCCTTGCCACCCTGAATGGCTGTCTGCTCAAGAATCGTTTCATATACGTCTTTCACAGCATTGCCGATAACCACCTGATACTGTCCGCCACTTTGCACCACCGTCATAACGCCGTCCATGGCTTCCAGCGTTTCCTTGTTGGCCAAGTTTTCATCCTTGAGTTTGAAACGCAATCTTGTAATACAATGGGTCAACGATATTACATTTTCCTCGCCGCCGACATTTTTTATAATGTCAGCGGCCAGACCTTTATACTTCTCCATTTATATAAAACCTCGCTTAAATCTTATTCATTGACACGCTCCGGGGCATAGACGATATTGCCAATGCCACCGTCCAAGCGATTATGGTCAGGGCCGATTTCATAGGCGATATTGGCCTTCTGCCCCATAAATTCAAAGGGCACCTTGTCATCCTTACCCGCCTTAATCTGCTGGCAATCCTCAATCAGCCGAGCCAGATAGTCCACGGTTAAATCCCCGCTGCCATGGGAGCAATACACTTTGTCGTATTTGCCAGCGGTTTCCTGCTGCAGTTTTCTCAGGCTCTTTTCATAGCTGCTCAGGCCCAAAGTTTCCTTGCCAAAGAGGAAAGTAAACATATTGGCTCCGTCCCCGGTAATAAGGGCACGATTTTCCCGCAGCAGCACCGCCTTCATACCCTGGGTATGTCCTGGAACATCATAGATATCCAAATGCACGCCACCTAAGTCAAAGGTCATGCCTGCCTTCAGATCCTTGAATCTGTCGGCATTATCTTCGGCCCTGTAATCAGAGGTATTAACCGTAGCTGCCCACTGGGGATTTGTGCCGCCGATATAGCCTGTTCTGGAGGCAAAGGCCGTATGCTCCTTAAAGAGTTCCTTATCCTTGCC comes from Selenomonas ruminantium subsp. lactilytica TAM6421 and encodes:
- a CDS encoding beta-glucoside-specific PTS transporter subunit IIABC, producing the protein MEKYKGLAADIIKNVGGEENVISLTHCITRLRFKLKDENLANKETLEAMDGVMTVVQSGGQYQVVIGNAVKDVYETILEQTAIQGGKDKAEEDSQEVKGSLLDRFIDLISSIFTPILSVLVATGMIKGFTALLLALEVMAPESGTAQMLNIIGDAFFYFLPIFLGLSAARKFGMHEFTGMAVAAALVYPTLPTIMNSEKMYTLFAGTVFESAVHMEFLGLPVILMSYASSVIPIILALYFGAKIEKLFVRLVPAMLQNFLVPFLTLCVLIPLTFLLIGPLATWVGQLVGAAATGIYNFSPVLAGIFVGGLWQVFIIFGLHWGLVPIMLNNISVLGYDPVVMSHFAASFAQIGVALAIILRTKDKKLRNLAIPACISGLFGVTEPCIYGVTLPRKKFFVISCIGAAVGGGILAALGARFYLLGGLGIFGYPNFISVSSGDLSGMYTAMLASGVAFATGLLMTVLLYRQVEKQDANVTKISYEDMPQGAMVAPLSGKIVPLEEVPDNVFASGCMGQGVAIEPDEGRVIAPADGVVTTIFPTGHAVGLTLDDGREVLIHVGMDTVKLEGKYFKALVAQGDKVTAGQTLIEFSPEKIREEGYKTITPVIVTNTSEYSEINVTKENKVSFADLLLTTV
- a CDS encoding MBL fold metallo-hydrolase, which codes for MKKKLIAAVMLSMMTVLSPMAGSAQAAEGSSLQAAQTQEQLLPFRSAKIDHNITRIKDMTGDMIYLVEGKDKAALIDTGIGVGSLKTYVEKLTNKPLVVILTHGHVDHASGTAEFAEVYMSGKDKELFKEHTAFASRTGYIGGTNPQWAATVNTSDYRAEDNADRFKDLKAGMTFDLGGVHLDIYDVPGHTQGMKAVLLRENRALITGDGANMFTFLFGKETLGLSSYEKSLRKLQQETAGKYDKVYCSHGSGDLTVDYLARLIEDCQQIKAGKDDKVPFEFMGQKANIAYEIGPDHNRLDGGIGNIVYAPERVNE